In Miscanthus floridulus cultivar M001 chromosome 8, ASM1932011v1, whole genome shotgun sequence, the sequence TGTATAATTTTCCAGTAGTAGAGTAAGGGAAAAAAACACTAGCAGTAGTATAATACTCCGTCCATCCCAAATTattcattccaagaatcttggagagaagataataacatttatgatatcaacTAAGTATCATtggttcttcattaattatatttttatagtaatatCTATtagatgtcataaatctttgtaattctttctataattttgatcaaacttgagatgctttgactctctaaaattctttgaatgacttataatttgggatggagggagtagcattGCATTCTGTGATGTGGAGGATAAGTTTAACCTTGTGATGAAGCCCGGTCTGGAATGCCTCTGCAAGCGCCACCAACCTCAGCTTCGTTTCCGTATTTTGCTGCAGACCACGAAACAGAAGACACGACgtgtcggtgctttggaaccaggggtccctcaaccaacgagtgaatctgtgctgcgtgcccctaatcccggatggtagtgcaaagagacacaaggtttatactggttcaggcaatcgaggccctacgtccagtccgagagatcgatcttgtattccttgcaccggagtgctcgtagtagggggttacaagctaggtgagagaggggactagccccaggtctcggcgtgggtggtgcgggctgcttgaggcgttgttcccaagcagcgtaggagtgcgTGGTCCTAtaggtgtgttcgtctttctcgtcccctagaaatggccccggtccctcccttttatactctaagggaggaccgggaacgtacataggttgctacatagcgcttctgcAAATGGGGtgtcgtgtccgagccctgtagccggccactgttgttgtggtatggtcgatggagtggctccgtccttgtcgtgcagaagtgacacgccggtcatacttgatcttgtgcgtcgtggggctccagtacagcttgatgcaggacatggcgggcgacgtgctggtcaccgtgtaatgacgtcgtagtgggcagcggctctgcagatgccgaggccgagccatcgtggggggctcggcggtcatggaccctcaggctgccgagcccgtgaagcaaactgccgaggcctcgggggagttgttggccctgggtactgattccgaggccacagtagcccaggcgcggctccccatgctgcgttgtcctcggagcaggagttggcagcatagtgaggcatgggtgtcaaccatgtgcatggtggttagcacagtgacgggtaacccctgcccagtccgggggacgtgcaggtcatcgcgtgatgacgtcgtagggggctgtggctctgtaggtgccgaggccaagccatcgcggggggctttggtggacatgggtccccaggctgtcgagcccctgagGCGAActaccgaggccttggagggaattattggtcctgggtgctgattccgaggccacagtagcccagacgtggctccccacgctgcgttgtcctcggagcaggagttggcagcacagtgaggcatgggtgtcaaccatgtgcatggtggttagtacagtgacgggtaacccctgcccagtcctgcctcctgtcccatcggccattctgatgtactgtgccgagcatgcggttgtcgtcaggggcagcagttggctgagttgatgcgacacgacgttttgtcagagggacgggaggaggaagaggcagcggagtgctgccgagcccgccttgcgcgagacggagggtcggtggcccggccgaggcctttggcggggaatcgctcgagGTCGGTAGTgagggagcctcgggcgagtcggagaatcggccgaggcccgcggtgatgggcctcgggcgagtcggagaatcggccgaggccagcagtgtttagctggtttcgatctctacggagtctaagcagtcgttttttgggtcttgcttagggcaccccttctcacggtacccGACACGATGTTCATCACATCACGTTGAATAGTACAGCACGGAGAGACGGGGGATTCCTTGGAACCTGCAATTTTCTAGTCGATCCCACCGGGCCTTgcttagattgtaagtttttttatCCTCTTTCTATTATATTAAATTTTTGAacatatgtatagagtattaaatatagataaaaaaataactaattatatagtttgattgtaaattacgagacgaattttttgagcctaattagactataattagacaataattgtcaaatacaaacgaaagtgctacagtaccaaatactgatttctaaccctAGTCTAAACGAGGCCCAGAAAGGAAGGCAGGAAGGAAGTCCAATCGGCGGAACAGTGAGGGTAGGGTGGCCGCCGGCGCTCTGCCTGCGCAGCCAGCTCGTGGGGCGCAGGTCGGCCGGGCGGCAAGGCCACTGGGCCTAGGTCCTTCTGGAAGTTGGCGGGCTGCTTGAGGGATATGGAGGCCACTGGGCTGAAATGCCATCCTGTGTCCCTTACTCCCTTCTAGCAGTATTTCTCTCTACTTTCTCAAGAAAAAAAACAGTATAATTTAATGGAACTTTTTTTCCCCACTGGAATGATTTATCGTCAGCAAACATTGCGAATCTTGTAGTCTACATGGTGATGAAGCTGAAGCGAAAGAGAAAGGAACATGTGGGGATAACAAACACTAACATCCACCTCCCTCACACCATCACACGCGTGATGGGAGATTGGGAAATCCTCGTTATTGATGCTATCAATCATTCATGTGGAAAATCATTCAGGAATATCCACGCATATGGCGAGCTGAGATGCCATTCATGTGGAAGGTTGAATGAGGAGGCTACAGGGGTAGAGGACTATGAGAGAAAGCCTCTCTTAGTAGTTGTTCCTAGATCCAGCCTTGAACACTAGAGCTCTAACTCAATGGGATCTTTGGCAATGGTCTCATCCTCGAGTCAATGGCTTTCATACATACTccctttataaaaaaatatatgtaTTTCTCATTCTTTGAGAAGTCAAATAATTTTAACTTTAACCAACTTTATGCGAACAAGTTCTAACATTTTTGTATATTTGCTCCTCGGCCTATGGGGTATTAGCGACCGTTTTCAGTTGTGTTCCCCTCCCAAGGCCAGTTTTCTTACGTTTTACTCGTCCGTTTGCCACTAGAAACACCACTTCGAGTTCGACTTGTATGTGTTAAGCTTAAGCATGCCGCTAGCGTTCTATAGCTTCCTTATTCTCGTAGCTAGACAAAGCGGATTCGGAATTgtatcaaataagtatcattattagattgatcatgaaatatatttttatagtaaatgtATTTAGATCAAAGGCATAAATGCTGATATTTTTTGCTATAGAATAGGTCAAACTTTGAAAGTTTAATTTGACTAGTCTTAGACCTAGAATTGTTATGTTTTTGAGACGAAGGGAGTACCGATCCGCCATGGATGTGTTTTATCTGAAAGTATCGATGTACCCACAACCATTTGATTTGAGTACTAACTCAGCAGGATGTTAGACGATCGTAATTCGTAAACACGTTGCATGCACCTTATTAGCTTATTCAGACCTGTACTTATAgaggcttttacatgtatgccattaaaaaagtttgtaattacacacaagccattaaaaaaattgactgtacacgagtgccatcgttctgaacttctttgctctccaagccattccgtcGGTGTTCTATACGTTTTTCACCGTTACATGTGGGCCCGGTCAGTATAAAGGTCCAAAATACCATTCTCTCGTCCTATCCTCTTGCTTCTTTAGTCCACACCGCTCGCACTCGCGTTCGAGGCCGGCGGAGCTCACGCTCGCGCTCGTGCTCGTGTCCGCGCCCGGTGGAGCTCGCGCTCGCGCTTGCAGCCGACAGAGCCCTgctcggcggagctcgcgcctGCGCTCGGGTCCCCGGCGACCGCGCACACTCCAGGCCCCGCGCCTGGCTGCGCGCCAGCGCCTGCTCCCCGGCGACCCGACCCGTGACTCGGCCCGACAACCTCCCAGGCGGTCATGACGCCGTCGTCCGTCGTGGTGGACTCGGTGGCCTCGCTGGTCGTCGTGTGGAGAGGGAAGCCGGGGCGCCGCCACACCACGTCGCCAGATCCGGCGGCGCCTGGCTACTCCTCACCCGCCTGGATCGATATCCCGTCACCGTCCGCGCGGCCGAGCTCCTAGTCGTCCTCGTTGCGCCCCGTCACCGTCAACGTGGCCGAGCTCGTAGTTGCCCCACCGCACGTCCGTCGTCGCCGTCTCCTTCACCAGATCTGCCGCTGCGCTCCTCGTCAGCCGCGCGCTGCCGTTGCCGTCCGCCGTAGTCATACCCGCGCGTGGCCGCTAGCTCCAAGGCGTCGTCGCCGTCTCAGTCCCCCAGCCTCGTCGCGCACTCGCCACAGGCGCGCGGCGCCCAAGATGCTGGATGCACCACCGGTGGGGATAGGAACGGGAAGTGGACGTCGCCCGGGAAGAGCAAGGAGGTGCCCTGGTGGCCTCGCTGCTCGTTGCCGTGGAGAGGGGAGCCAGGGCACCGCCGTTCCTCGTCGGCAGATCCGGCGGCGCGTGCTCTAGGAGGGTGGCCGTGGTGCTCCAGTGACGGGGGGCCGCGATCCCGGGGGCGCAGGGCGCGAGGCCGGCGGGTGGCTCCAGGAGGCCGTCCGCGTCGCCTCCAAGGGCCGCCGTGTGCGCCGCCAGGAGGGAGGAGGCCGCACGCCCGGGGAGAGCAAGGAGGTGCCCCGGTGGCCTCGATGCCAGATCCGGCGCCGGCACTCCTAGTCCGCCGCGCGCCGCTGTCGCCGTGAGCCAGAGCCGTCCCCGCGCTCTCTCTCCCCCAGGGTTCTTCGTTGTTTGGTGTGGGACCGCCAAGGGTAATATGGACAATTTCACTGGGCCGGTCCCACATCAAACGACGAAAAACAAACAGAACACGAGCGGAATGGTTTGTAAGGCAAAGAAGTTTAGAGCAGTAGCACCTGTGTGCGGTCAAATTTTTTAATGACTTGTGTATGATTATAAACTTTTTTAATGACATACATGTAAAAGCCTCTTTCCTACTTATATGTACACCAAGTGGTTCGTGCTGCATGCACGCACGACGATGTGTGTGCTGTGTGCATGTGAGACGTGAAGCTCCTAGCTGCCACGTATACAAGTAGTCATGCATGCATACCGGCGCAGCCCAAGTGGCGGTAGCCGATGCAGATGGAGGCGTGGATGAGGCCGCGGACGTCGTTCTTCTCCATCCGCCACACGCCCAGTCCGACCGCCGGCATCCGGTGCCCGCTGCTCAGCGTCACCGACGGCACCACCCTGCGGCTGTGCCCGTTCACCGCCGGCGCCACGTCCTTCGCCGCCATTGTCGTCTCACACTTACTTGTACGCACTCCTCCTTTCTCTTGCTCCGGCCGGTGTGTATATATTGAGGATTCTCTAGAGAGTAGCTATATATGTCCGGTTTGCTTGGctcataagccatggctgaaaatattTTTAATTGATttgttataaaagaaaaatattatttattaactgAAAAAGTATAGTTTATAAGCCACGCCAACCGTACCTGCTAACTTTTCCTCGACATGCATGCAGCGGCGCGCAGACCATGCTGGCATGCATGCTGCCCAAGAATGACTACGACCGCCTACCAATCCCCATTTATTTTAATTGTGGGAAATATTTATTTATTAGGAATCTACATATATACCACAggattgaatttctcaaatataataataataatgcttCCACGCCTATATTATATACCTGTATACGTGTCTATTACACTGTTTGTAGCAGCTACTATCAACCTTTAACTAGCTAGGCCGTTGCTTTCAGCATATACTCCTAGATGACATCCATGGGGCCTTTTGGCTCTCGATCTTCTCCTTCTTTGGTCCACATGTACAAGTTCTCCATCGATCTACACTACATCATACTGTCATAGCACTCAAAGAAAAGTACGAGACCAAGACAGTCGACCGTAAACCTAGATATGGTGAGGCCAACCTGAAAAGGAGAGGGAAAAAAGAAGTGGTGATAACACGCGTAATGGACAATAATAATGCTCATTATTGATATATTATAATATGTATATTATGTGATGCTGTCAGATCCGGGCCCTAGGCAAGTGATGACAAAAATGCTCTGAAAAAGACCGTTTGTTGTAATCGTAAGAGAGAATTGGATGTTGTTGTTTCGAATATAAACAGGGGGTATTGTGGTATTCCTTAATTTTGTCGAAAAGGTTCAGCTGGACCACATGACGTttctttcacaaaaaaaaaacataaatacATGATATTAATTTGCGATGCATTTTTTCTGTTTATTAGagaggaaaagaaaaaaacagtgtatatatatatatatatatatatatatatatatatatatatatatatatatatatatatatatatatatatatgtgtgtgtgtgtatcaCAAGACCGAAAGTATTACCAATAGGCGAACCGATCAGTTTTTTTTGCCTCTTGATAGCAAAATATCAATGGTGGCTTCGTCAATCTCAAGATCTAATGCTTCAGTCTTAGTCTCTCAAAAATACTCATATGGATAGCAAAATACTCATAGGAGTAGAGTATGTGCGTACTGTCCTCAGGAGTGAGTGGCGTCCCTACCATGattcgccaaaaaaaaaaaaaaaaaacagaacggATCCCttcctcttgttttttttttttttcaactgGCCAATGGTTTTGTAATATTTTGTTAAATATCTACCACAGCAATGAGTAATTAGCTTCTTATGATCAATATTGTTGGTAATTATTTCCCCTTATGAAAAACGTGGAGCATCACGGTCACCAAAAATGCTGTTAGTAATTTGTTAAACCTAACAGTAAAGATATGTACGGAATGTAAGTAAAAACTGTAAATAATTCCAAATGCTGCGTAGTCTACGTGGTGATGAAGCAGAGCTGAAAGAGAAAGGAACATGTGGGGTTGACAAACGCCAACATCAACCACACACTGTCACACACGTGATGGAAGCTGAGGATCGAAATCCTCATTATTGATGCTGTCTGGGCCCTGGGAGCAGCAGATGGAGCAATGATTCAGGAATAATGTCCAACACCGTACCACACATATGGGAGACCGAGACTGAGATGCATGCAGCTGAAATAAGCTAAGCAAACAGGTCGATGCCCCAGAATTTGGCAGGCTGGTTAGTCCGGTAGTTCCTGTCGACGGCCTTCATCTTCTCCATGTCCTCGCCAGAGATGTCGAAATCGAAGACCTCAAAGTTCTCCTGCAGCCTCTCCACCTTGGAGGTCTTGGGAATCACCACCGTGTTCCGCTGCAGACCCCAGCGGAGGACAAGCTGCGCTGGCGTCTTGCCGTACTTCTCAGCCAAGCTCTGCAAATTGTATTGTTTTTTTTTAGCATAGCAAATTGTATTGTAGCCACAATGCCAAGTTAGCAGATCACATTGGTGCCAGAACTGATGATATTGCAAGGTACCCAAACAAAATGCACTCCTATTTGTTAAACAAGGATGATGATTGATAGTCTAGAGCTgtaatggagatttgaaatgacAACCACCTTGACGACAGGGTCGTCGAGGCATGAGACAGACCCAAACCACTCGGTGTTGGCAGTGGAGCCACCCAAGGGGGTATGCGCGGTGACGCAGATCCCATGTTTCTGGCAGAACTTGATAAGAGAATCACGCTGGAAGTAGGGGTGAATCTCGATTTGGTTCACTGCAGGCTTTATCTTGGCGTATGCCAAGCAGTCTCTAGTGAGGAAGATGTCGTAGTTGCTGCACCAGTAACTCTAATTGTTAGTATTGTAAAAAAAGTTGACTTCCTCCAGCATGAAAAAAGTAGAGTGAAAATCTCAAAGCATGTAAAAAATGGCAACAAGAAAATTCTAGTGTAAGATTTATTATATTCGAAATCAGGCTATTTTGAAACTAAACTACTCTTTCAAGACCAGCAATATTCCTAGTACAAAAGGACTGACAAAGACTACTCAATGTCTGCAAACAAGGGATTAGGGCAAAACAACAAACATGATATTGGACTGTATAGCCGACACCCATTTTTACAGATCCCCTTGAAGACAGACATACAAGATCCAAGTATCCAACACCCTAACAGAGTTTCCATTTCCCCCAAAGAAAGAACTGGGGATCAATGAAAGAACATAAGAAAATGTTAATAGAAACTACAATCTTTTATGCAGGCGACAACCTAAACTTTAGCTTAACATGATTAATACGTTCATGATTCTGATTAAGCATGGACCAAGGAAAATTACAAGACAAGTAAGCATGCACTTTTCACTAGAAAAGGAATGAAGAAAAAGTGGAGGGTGACAAGAGTAAGCAATGAATTTGCACGCAACCATATGCAATGAAACTGAAGAGATCTGGAAGAACAAAACCATTCTACACTTTGTGCTGGAAAACTTAAGGGAACATATGAACTAAATGCTCCTGTATGTGCAAAACTACGATTACAGTAAGGTCATATTTATCTACTACTTTGTCAAAGTAATGAATCATAATACAAAGGGAAGCTTGCCAAGACTTAAAAATCTCAAATGTCAAACTGGTGCCaacaaaaacaaagaaaaatgttGGTTTGGTTTACCTGATTCCAATGCTGCGCACCAGTCCCATGGAAACAAGTTCTTCCATTGCATGCCATGTTGTTTCCAATGAGATAGTGGTATCAATGTCTAGCACGCCATCATCACTGAGGGCGCTAGAAGTTGTGCCAACTCCTGCAGCAATACACATTTCTGTGAGGTACCCACTGAATCTTTCTAAATATTATGCAAAGGGCAAGGAAATTACCTGTATGCCTAGTAGCTACTGGGAAGTGGATAAGATAGAGATCGAGATAATCTAGCTGCAGCTTCTTCAAGCTATCCTTGCAGGCTTCAAGCACATGGCCATGATCTGAGTTCCACAGCTGCAATGAGAACAGATGCCAAATTTTCAATCACATGAAGATTATGGAGACCACCAGTGCTGGGAGCGGCCCGAGGACATGGACACCCCGCGCGACGTGTACAAGGTCACGCCTGATAAGCCTGGCTCCGACGTCGCCGGCGAGACCGCTgccgcgctcgccgccgcgtcTCTCGTGTTCCGGACCTGTGACCCCGCTTACTCCGCCAAGCTGCTGCAGACTGCTCAGAAGGTACGTGCTGTGCCTCTGATCCATGCATGATCGAACTCACATGCCTTCCTGCCGGCCTTGCTCTTGGGCGGCGGGTCGGTGTGTGCCGCCCGTGACGCGACGTGCGTCGTGCTCTGAGGCTCTGACGATCCATCGTCGTCGTGTCGTGGCGTGCGCTTGCAGGTGTTCGATTTCGCGGACCGGTTCAGGGGCTCGTACAGCGACTCGCTCGGCTCCGTGGCCTGCCCGTTCTACTGCTCCTACTCTGGCTACCATGTAAGCACATGCGCCCTGCATTTTCTCTCAGCCTTTTCTGAACTTTTGGGAGCCATTGGCGTAGCAGCTTCAAGTTCAGTTTTAACTGGCCTAATCCACAACAACCAACAATGCATACATGCAGGACGAGCTGCTGTGGGCGGCGGCGTGGCTGCacatggcgacggcggcgacgtCGCAGGCCGGCAACTCATCGGACGTGTACCTGTCGTACATCTACTCCAACGGGCACAACCTGGGCGCGGAGCAGGACGACTTCACCTTTAGCTGGGACGACAAGCGCGTGGGCACCAAGGTCCTCCTCTCCAAGGCCTTCCTGCAGGGCATCGGCAAGGGCAAGTCCGACGACGCGCTGCGGCTCTACAAGGCGCACGCCGACACCTACGTGTGCTCGCTCGTGCCGGGCGCCGCCGGCTTCCAGCAGTCGCAGTTCACGCCGGGGGGACTCCTGTTCCAGGAAGGCGACAGCAACATGCAGTACGTCACATCCACGGCGTTCCTCCTCCTCGCGTACGCCAACTCCCTCGCGTCCGCCGGCGGCGGAGTGCAGGTCtcgtgcggcggcggcgtggtgccGGCGTCCGCGCTGGTGGCCGTCGCCAAGCGGCAGGTGGACTACATCCTGGGCGCCAACCCGGCGCGGATGTCCTACATGGTCGGGTTCGGTGCGCGGTACCCGCGGCACGTGCACCACCGCGGCGCGTCCATGCCGTCGGTGCGTGATCACCCCGCGCGCATCGCCTGCGACGAGGGGTTCCGGTACCTGCACTCGGCGGATCCCGACGCCAACGTGCTGGTCGGCGCCGTCGTCGGCGGGCCTGACGGCAGCGACGCCTTCACCGACAGCCGCGACAACTTCGCGCAGACTGAACCTTCCACCTACACCAACGCACCGCTCGTCGGCGCGCTCGCCTTCTTCGCCGCCGGCCGCCACCGCTGAAGCTAATTAAAGCTATCTTGGGACTATCACGTGAGAATGAGATCGATTTATATGATTATTAGCGCCTGCTGCTGCACTGCACATGAGCATGCAGGTTTGGTATTGTGTACCTGCAGGTGTGTCGTGTTTGTGTGAAGCGTGTAGTGTACATGCATCGGCCTCAAAGAGTAAAGGTGCGTGTACTACCTTACTATATGTGGAAATCGTGAGCttttttaaattaaaaaactataaaaaatattttaaaaaccaCATGAATCTAAATAGTCCTTTTGGTCACGCCCTGTGCACTGCCATGACTAAAGTTACCACGTTAGGCTTTGTTTGGCTGCACACAAATACACCCCAATCCATATGATTTGGGAGGGATTGAGGTGGATTTGTGTGCAGACAAACGAGCCCTTAATGGCCTCGGTCACGCCAGAGCCTACCCAAcctctctcccttctccctcctctctttctTCTCCTCCAACCCAAAATTGAGGACAAAGTCAGCAATGGTGGTCCTCTTCTTAGCCATTCAGATCCATTGCTTATTAGCTAGCAAATCCACGATGTAT encodes:
- the LOC136477298 gene encoding NADP-dependent D-sorbitol-6-phosphate dehydrogenase-like encodes the protein MSSGRSQHWWLWNSDHGHVLEACKDSLKKLQLDYLDLYLIHFPVATRHTGVGTTSSALSDDGVLDIDTTISLETTWHAMEELVSMGLVRSIGISNYDIFLTRDCLAYAKIKPAVNQIEIHPYFQRDSLIKFCQKHGICVTAHTPLGGSTANTEWFGSVSCLDDPVVKSLAEKYGKTPAQLVLRWGLQRNTVVIPKTSKVERLQENFEVFDFDISGEDMEKMKAVDRNYRTNQPAKFWGIDLFA
- the LOC136470856 gene encoding endoglucanase 4-like, whose protein sequence is MDTPRDVYKVTPDKPGSDVAGETAAALAAASLVFRTCDPAYSAKLLQTAQKVFDFADRFRGSYSDSLGSVACPFYCSYSGYHDELLWAAAWLHMATAATSQAGNSSDVYLSYIYSNGHNLGAEQDDFTFSWDDKRVGTKVLLSKAFLQGIGKGKSDDALRLYKAHADTYVCSLVPGAAGFQQSQFTPGGLLFQEGDSNMQYVTSTAFLLLAYANSLASAGGGVQVSCGGGVVPASALVAVAKRQVDYILGANPARMSYMVGFGARYPRHVHHRGASMPSVRDHPARIACDEGFRYLHSADPDANVLVGAVVGGPDGSDAFTDSRDNFAQTEPSTYTNAPLVGALAFFAAGRHR